The following are encoded together in the Mesoplasma sp. JKS002658 genome:
- a CDS encoding carbohydrate ABC transporter permease, giving the protein MKPKYGWIYQLNWLFPALAFILVFAAFPIYVVFHNATNGRPNSGLYQFSFYQFKQIFVDVNFTNALINTTIYTVCAIPLTLFISLLIAKGISKLAHPRILQSAFFLPFLTSTLAIGMIFQVLFAPQNQNDATIKVILIVFGTFGALPFRIIMFTSAFLAVDKNLYRAASADGIPNWQQFFKIDLVEVFPVILYSLTTGIINGFKFLPFGLFFSYDQSVAKGGHTIVYYIYSQINEFQNYGKAGASSVTLMFFILILTIINRLIWTRKKKTNYEKNKKNQHNRLTNTGSSSGN; this is encoded by the coding sequence ATGAAGCCTAAATATGGGTGAATCTATCAACTAAACTGGTTATTTCCAGCATTGGCTTTTATTTTGGTTTTTGCAGCTTTTCCTATTTATGTCGTCTTTCACAATGCTACTAACGGTCGTCCAAATTCAGGATTGTATCAGTTCTCTTTTTACCAATTTAAACAGATCTTTGTTGATGTCAACTTTACCAACGCTTTAATCAATACGACAATTTATACAGTTTGTGCGATTCCTTTAACTTTATTTATCAGTTTATTAATCGCTAAGGGAATTTCTAAACTAGCTCATCCAAGAATTTTACAATCAGCTTTTTTTCTCCCCTTTCTAACCTCAACCTTAGCAATTGGAATGATCTTTCAAGTTTTGTTTGCTCCCCAAAACCAAAATGACGCTACGATTAAAGTAATTCTTATTGTTTTTGGTACTTTTGGCGCGCTACCATTTCGGATTATCATGTTTACCAGCGCCTTTCTTGCTGTTGATAAAAACCTTTATCGGGCTGCAAGTGCGGATGGAATTCCTAACTGACAACAATTTTTTAAAATCGATCTCGTTGAAGTATTTCCCGTTATTCTCTATTCGTTAACCACCGGGATTATTAATGGTTTTAAATTTCTCCCCTTTGGTTTGTTCTTTTCTTATGATCAATCCGTAGCAAAAGGTGGACACACAATTGTTTATTACATTTATTCACAAATTAATGAATTTCAAAACTATGGTAAGGCTGGGGCATCATCAGTAACCCTGATGTTTTTTATCCTAATCTTGACTATTATTAACCGTTTAATCTGAACTAGAAAGAAAAAGACTAACTATGAAAAAAATAAAAAAAATCAGCACAATAGGCTTACTAACACTGGGAGCTCTTCTGGTAATTAG